Proteins co-encoded in one Arachis hypogaea cultivar Tifrunner chromosome 13, arahy.Tifrunner.gnm2.J5K5, whole genome shotgun sequence genomic window:
- the LOC112737673 gene encoding probable L-type lectin-domain containing receptor kinase VII.2 has translation MISFATITTIMSSLLIYLFLLRITLVSSSTEFVYNTNFNSTNINLYANATIDDHSHSSILTLTNHASFSIGRAFYPSKIPTKSSFSSNPLPFSTSFIFSIAPFKHLLPGHGFVFLFSPFEGANGVSSAQHLGLFNLTNNGNPKNHVFGIEFDVFKNQEFNDINDNHVGLDVNSLTSLASHDAGFWVSGKHDEKFKELKLNNGENYQVWIEYSDSRVNVAMAIAGKRRPNRPLISELVNLSDVFLDEMFVGFCGATGQLVESHKILAWSFSNSNFSIGDALVTTNLPSFVLPKDPVLKSRGFVSGISFGIFIFVIGSAAMVFVVLLKRKRSKRMEEEGDIEDWELEYWPHRISYEDIYAATKAFSEQNIIGFGGNGKVYKGILQGVEVAVKRIPYDSEYGMREFLSEISSLGRLKHRNVVPLRGWCKKERGSLILIYDYMDNGSLDKIIFDSDENSIFHWKNRMKVLKDVAMGILYLHESWEVKVLHRDIKASNVLLDKDMNARLGDFGLARMHHHEQIPNTSRVIGTVGYMAPELLRTGRASTQTDVFSFGVLVLEVVCGRRPIEENKPALVGWVWRLMERGELCCALDERLKMRGDEDYSIDEVERVLHLGLLCTHYDPQVRPSMRQVVKVLEGESLEISLVDKINSAADGYSGVHPTIEDISQCSFTTQCEGR, from the coding sequence ATGATCTCTTttgcaacaataacaacaataatgtcTTCCCTTCTCATATATCTCTTCCTTCTGAGAATAACCTTAGTTTCTTCGTCAACAGAATTTGTCTACAACACCAACTTCAACTCCACCAACATAAATCTCTATGCAAACGCCACTATTGATGATCACTCTCACTCTTCAATTCTCACCCTTACCAACCATGCCTCTTTCTCTATTGGCCGTGCTTTCTACCCttccaagatcccaacaaaatcttccttttcttccaacCCTTTACCGTTCTCAACCTCCTTTATCTTCTCCATTGCACCATTCAAGCACCTTCTCCCTGGCcatggttttgtgttcttgttCTCACCTTTTGAAGGAGCAAACGGGGTTAGCTCAGCTCAGCACCTTGGCCTCTTCAACTTGACCAACAATGGTAaccccaaaaaccatgtttttgggATTGAGTTTGATGTGTTCAAGAACCAAGAATTCAATGACATCAATGATAACCATGTGGGTTTGGATGTGAATTCTCTTACTTCTTTGGCCTCACACGATGCTGGATTTTGGGTCAGTGGAAAACATGATGAAAAGTTTAAGGAATTGAAGCTTAACAATGGTGAGAACTATCAAGTGTGGATTGAGTATTCAGATTCTAGAGTTAATGTAGCAATGGCTATTGCAGGGAAAAGAAGGCCTAATAGGCCTTTGATTAGTGAACTTGTGAATCTTTCTGATGTCTTTTTGGATGAAATGTTTGTGGGATTTTGTGGAGCAACAGGGCAACTTGTTGAGAGTCACAAGATTTTGGCATGGAGCTTTAGCAACTCAAATTTTTCGATCGGCGATGCTTTGGTGACTACGAATTTGCCTTCATTTGTGCTTCCAAAAGACCCAGTTTTGAAGTCAAGAGGTTTTGTTTCAGGTATCAGTTTTGGGATTTTTATCTTTGTTATTGGTAGTGCAGCTATGGTGTTTGTTGTTTtgctcaaaagaaaaagaagcaaaagaatggAGGAAGAGGGAGATATTGAAGACTGGGAATTAGAGTATTGGCCACACCGTATTAGTTATGAAGACATTTATGCTGCAACTAAAGCATTTTCAGAACAGAATATAATTGGGTTTGGAGGGAATGGAAAAGTTTATAAAGGGATTCTACAAGGAGTAGAAGTAGCAGTGAAAAGAATCCCTTATGACAGTGAATATGGTATGAGGGAGTTTTTATCTGAGATTTCAAGCTTAGGAAGATTGAAGCATAGGAATGTGGTTCCATTGAGGGGTTGGTGTAAGAAAGAGAGAGGAAGCTTGATCCTAATTTATGATTATATGGATAATGGAAGTTTGGACAAGATAATATTTGATTCTGATGAGAACTCAATTTTCCATTGGAAAAACAGAATGAAGGTGCTGAAGGATGTGGCTATGGGGatattgtatttgcatgagaGTTGGGAAGTTAAGGTGTTGCATAGGGACATAAAAGCAAGCAATGTGTTACTTGACAAGGATATGAATGCAAGGTTGGGGGATTTTGGACTCGCCCGGATGCATCATCATGAGCAGATACCTAACACCTCTCGAGTGATCGGAACGGTTGGCTACATGGCACCGGAACTGCTAAGAACCGGGAGAGCCTCGACGCAAACTGATGTGTTCAGCTTCGGCGTGTTGGTTCTAGAGGTTGTGTGTGGGAGAAGGCCTATAGAAGAGAATAAGCCAGCATTGGTTGGTTGGGTGTGGAGGCTAATGGAGAGAGGAGAGTTGTGTTGTGCTCTTGATGAAAGATTGAAAATGAGGGGTGATGAAGATTATAGCATTGATGAAGTTGAGAGAGTTCTTCATCTTGGTTTGTTGTGCACACATTATGATCCTCAAGTTAGGCCAAGTATGAGGCAAGTTGTGAAGGTTTTGGAGGGTGAGAGTTTGGAAATAAGCTTAGTTGATAAAATAAATTCCGCTGCTGATGGATATAGTGGGGTTCACCCCACCATTGAAGATATATCTCAATGTTCTTTCACAACTCAATGTGAGGGCAGATGA
- the LOC112737676 gene encoding uncharacterized protein C57A10.07 produces MNSYQFGSQAPKSFHPFTRIDFDLESGTATSPKRPRKPRNSTSFRPLRMIKSFYNRFNHFFKLHPLMLIFIAFSFGVMVLVFLSFYGTQHKAQNGGYYVKFDSASEDYPFPNLKNLVMVAGHSVYTSSNCGKIEKEDSWFLESYQKNPGQAATFVKHIQEGIEIAARDENALLLFSGGETRKDAGPRSEAQSYWAVADYKGWFGKEESVKSRALTEEHARDSFENLLFSVCRFRELTGTYPQNITVVGYDFKEERFAHIHRSAIGFPDSRFFYAGTPATSNSMATALKGEELVRTQFLRDPYGCKGSLYHKKLKRDPFHRSIPYPNGCPEIEALFRYCGPAPFPGALPWA; encoded by the exons ATGAACAGTTACCAATTCGGATCCCAAGCCCCAAAGTCCTTTCATCCTTTCACAAGGATCGACTTCGACTTAGAATCCGGAACCGCCACCTCACCAAAACGACCTCGTAAACCCAGGAACTCCACGTCGTTTCGCCCTCTCAGAATGATCAAATCATTTTATAACCgtttcaaccacttcttcaagCTCCACCCTCTCATgcttatttttattgctttctccTTTGGTGTAATGGTCCTCGTCTTCCTCTCCTTCTACGGAACCCAGCACAAGGCGCAGAATGGGGGCTATTATGTTAAATTCGACTCTGCTTCGGAAGATTACCCTTTCCCGAACCTGAAGAACCTTGTCATGGTTGCTGGGCACTCTGTTTATACCAGTAGTAACTGTGGGAAGATTGAGAAGGAAGATTCTTGGTTCTTAGAGTCGTATCAGAAGAATCCTGGTCAAGCTGCGACTTTTGTCAAGCATATTCAAGAAGGGATTGAGATTGCGGCCAGAGATGAGAATGCTCTGCTTTTGTTCAGTGGGGGAGAGACACGGAAAGACGCGGGACCTCGCAGCGAGGCGCAGAGTTACTGGGCCGTAGCAGATTACAAGGGATGGTTTG GTAAAGAAGAAAGTGTGAAATCAAGAGCACTTACAGAGGAACATGCACGGGACAGCTTTGAAAATCTTCTATTCAGTGTGTGTCGGTTCCGAGAGCTTACAGGCACCTATCCCCAAAATATAACT GTTGTAGGTTATGATTTCAAGGAAGAGAGATTCGCACATATACATCGATCTGCAATCGGCTTTCCGGACTCGAGGTTCTTCTATGCTGGCACCCCTGCTACATCAAATTCAATGGCAACTGCTCTAAAAGGAGAGGAGCTGGTGAGGACTCAATTCCTCAGAGATCCATATGGATGTAAGGGTTCACTTTATCATAAGAAACTAAAGCGCGATCCTTTTCACCGGTCCATTCCTTATCCCAATGGGTGCCCTGAAATTGAAGCTTTGTTCAGATATTGTGGACCAGCACCTTTTCCTGGTGCACTCCCATGGGCATAG
- the LOC112737674 gene encoding uncharacterized protein isoform X2 produces MVGSDLDTNKVDGCVTTDVQHSCLRHMIDSIMSETSSSFAATFIQGSLQEGGERRNTDLEMSLAHEPMGTRESAVQNSCAASAMEWSIQLEKGLRSSKPGAPAQAILQLGRHLEHWSRELESDESSIAPNVISGVVPGEVRLFANAILLRLAGAFKGGDKEIKVSVVKAFSNERRHRNGQKHRECKGLLSKERVANHLELLNQVRYVFQNGDSESKELALILLGCWAEFAHDNAQIRYLILSSLVSPDPHVAKAACFAAGCFSEISDDFASITLHIVYNMMSLSTVSLPVKLAAAQVVPKLRSTFENIYKAYQAGVRFLSSILDEDVLVAVLSSLTELSSLCSPLAEIQVNFLISFLKRETTLRVQEAILRCLQFLFQKGLCQYPAEHLSSITQQYNHNFTFN; encoded by the exons ATGGTTGGGAGTGACCTAGACACCAACAAAGTGGATGGTTGTGTGACTACTGATGTCCAACATAGCTGCTTACGGCATATGATTG ATTCCATTATGAGCGAAACATCATCATCTTTTGCAGCAACTTTCATACAAGGCTCACTCCAGGAAGGAGGAGAAAGGAGGAACACCGATCTGGAAATGAGCCTCGCTCATGAACCCATGG GCACAAGAGAATCTGCTGTTCAAAATAGCTGTGCTGCTTCGGCCATGGAATGGAGCATCCAACTTGAGAAGGGACTCCGTTCTAGTAAGCCAG GCGCACCGGCTCAAGCCATATTGCAGCTAGGTCGTCACCTTGAGCATTGGAGCAGAGAGCTTGAATCAGACGAATCTAGCATTGCTCCCAATGTTATATCTGGCGTAGTGCCAGGTGAAGTTAGGCTATTTGCCAATGCCATCCTCTTGCGCCTTGCTGGAGCCTTTAAGGGAGGTGACAAGGAAATCAAGGTTTCTGTTGTCAAGGCTTTTTCGAATGAACGAAGGCATCGAAATGGTCAGAAGCACAGGGAGTGTAAGGGATTGCTGTCAAAGGAAAGAGTAGCTAATCACTTGGAGTTGTTGAATCAAGTGAGATATGTTTTTCAGAATGGAGACTCAGAGTCCAAGGAACTTGCTTTAATTCTTTTGGGTTGCTGGGCTGAATTCGCCCATGACAATGCTCAAATACGATACTTGATACTTTCCAGCCTTGTGTCTCCTGATCCTCATGTG GCAAAAGCAGCATGTTTTGCTGCTGGATGCTTTTCTGAGATATCAGATGATTTTGCTTCAATTACACTGCACATAGTGTACAATATGATGAGTTTATCTACGGTGTCTCTGCCAGTGAAGTTGGCTGCAGCACAAGTTGTTCCAAAACTGAGGTCTACATTTGAAAATATATACAAAGCGTACCAG GCAGGTGTACGGTTCCTATCAAGTATTTTAGATGAAGATGTTTTGGTAGCTGTGCTATCCTCACTTACCGAACTGTCTTCCCTTTGTTCACCACTTGCTGAAATTCAG GTGAACTTTCTTATTTCATTTCTGAAGCGGGAAACGACTTTACGTGTGCAAGAAGCGATCTTAAGATGCCTCCAATTTCTATTCCAGAAAGGACTGTGCCAATATCCAGCTGAACATTTATCTTCAATTACACAGCAGTATAACCATAACTTCACCTTCAACTAG
- the LOC112737674 gene encoding uncharacterized protein isoform X1 yields the protein MVGSDLDTNKVDGCVTTDVQHSCLRHMIDSIMSETSSSFAATFIQGSLQEGGERRNTDLEMSLAHEPMVSGTRESAVQNSCAASAMEWSIQLEKGLRSSKPGAPAQAILQLGRHLEHWSRELESDESSIAPNVISGVVPGEVRLFANAILLRLAGAFKGGDKEIKVSVVKAFSNERRHRNGQKHRECKGLLSKERVANHLELLNQVRYVFQNGDSESKELALILLGCWAEFAHDNAQIRYLILSSLVSPDPHVAKAACFAAGCFSEISDDFASITLHIVYNMMSLSTVSLPVKLAAAQVVPKLRSTFENIYKAYQAGVRFLSSILDEDVLVAVLSSLTELSSLCSPLAEIQVNFLISFLKRETTLRVQEAILRCLQFLFQKGLCQYPAEHLSSITQQYNHNFTFN from the exons ATGGTTGGGAGTGACCTAGACACCAACAAAGTGGATGGTTGTGTGACTACTGATGTCCAACATAGCTGCTTACGGCATATGATTG ATTCCATTATGAGCGAAACATCATCATCTTTTGCAGCAACTTTCATACAAGGCTCACTCCAGGAAGGAGGAGAAAGGAGGAACACCGATCTGGAAATGAGCCTCGCTCATGAACCCATGG TATCAGGCACAAGAGAATCTGCTGTTCAAAATAGCTGTGCTGCTTCGGCCATGGAATGGAGCATCCAACTTGAGAAGGGACTCCGTTCTAGTAAGCCAG GCGCACCGGCTCAAGCCATATTGCAGCTAGGTCGTCACCTTGAGCATTGGAGCAGAGAGCTTGAATCAGACGAATCTAGCATTGCTCCCAATGTTATATCTGGCGTAGTGCCAGGTGAAGTTAGGCTATTTGCCAATGCCATCCTCTTGCGCCTTGCTGGAGCCTTTAAGGGAGGTGACAAGGAAATCAAGGTTTCTGTTGTCAAGGCTTTTTCGAATGAACGAAGGCATCGAAATGGTCAGAAGCACAGGGAGTGTAAGGGATTGCTGTCAAAGGAAAGAGTAGCTAATCACTTGGAGTTGTTGAATCAAGTGAGATATGTTTTTCAGAATGGAGACTCAGAGTCCAAGGAACTTGCTTTAATTCTTTTGGGTTGCTGGGCTGAATTCGCCCATGACAATGCTCAAATACGATACTTGATACTTTCCAGCCTTGTGTCTCCTGATCCTCATGTG GCAAAAGCAGCATGTTTTGCTGCTGGATGCTTTTCTGAGATATCAGATGATTTTGCTTCAATTACACTGCACATAGTGTACAATATGATGAGTTTATCTACGGTGTCTCTGCCAGTGAAGTTGGCTGCAGCACAAGTTGTTCCAAAACTGAGGTCTACATTTGAAAATATATACAAAGCGTACCAG GCAGGTGTACGGTTCCTATCAAGTATTTTAGATGAAGATGTTTTGGTAGCTGTGCTATCCTCACTTACCGAACTGTCTTCCCTTTGTTCACCACTTGCTGAAATTCAG GTGAACTTTCTTATTTCATTTCTGAAGCGGGAAACGACTTTACGTGTGCAAGAAGCGATCTTAAGATGCCTCCAATTTCTATTCCAGAAAGGACTGTGCCAATATCCAGCTGAACATTTATCTTCAATTACACAGCAGTATAACCATAACTTCACCTTCAACTAG